A region from the Tigriopus californicus strain San Diego chromosome 9, Tcal_SD_v2.1, whole genome shotgun sequence genome encodes:
- the LOC131886349 gene encoding calmodulin-A-like, producing the protein MSANPPPPYPGTGSKSSMVQPGATFKPDICGECKQPIFVKKPMLKFNLTPEQIEEFKECFQMFDKDGDGTIDTTELGTVMRSLGQNPDEEEVEEMVDEADEDGSGSINFPEFIGLMMKKQQGSQTVDDIKQAFRVFDKDGNGYVSSTELKFVMSRLGVNFTDDELQEMVLEADIDGDGQVCFEEFYNMMTAT; encoded by the exons ATGTCGGccaatcctcctcctccatatCCTGGGACCGGATCCAAGTCTTCCATGGTCCAGCCTGGAGCAACGTTTAAGCCAGATATCTGTGGGGAGTGCAAGCAGCCCATTTTCGTAAAAAAGCCGATGTTGAAGTTCAATCTGACTCCGGAACAGATTGAAGAGTTTAAAGAATGCTTCCAAATGTTTGATAAGGATGGAGATGGAACGATTGATACCACTGAATTGGGAACCGTTATGCGATCTTTGG GTCAAAATCCAGATGAAGAGGAGGTTGAGGAAATGGTGGATGAGGCTGATGAAGATGGAAGTGGTAGTATCAATTTCCCCGAATTCATTGGACTCATGATGAAGAAACAACAAGGTAGTCAAACTGTTGACGATATTAAACAG GCCTTCCGtgtttttgacaaagatgGAAATGGCTACGTATCTAGTACCGAGTTGAAATTTGTCATGTCCCGATTGGGTGTGAACTTTACAGATGACGAGTTACAAGAAATGGTCTTGGAGGCGGATATCGACGGGGATGGACAAGTGTGCTTTGAAGAGTTTTACAATATGATGACCGCTACCTAA
- the LOC131887039 gene encoding uncharacterized protein LOC131887039: MSASKIMSVSAVSWLAIFILILLSFPTLEGSELNLNCGINLRARNFFGPRVANNSDFGADDDGITGFPGSWPWMISAGRGLNESWIHKCAGTLIHAKYVLTAAHCAVVSENWSLRFGDRNLKSSLDDYNVITRQIKKTHIHTKYVGDLSAYYDVAIWELDQEIRLNTFQSPICLPGASSYEPNQYDGQKVTLLGWGLLTPFGSRRNDVLRKAPLKIFSNEYCNATHKHVQGRFLQNRVQISLPRLFPDHLMCAGHEEGQFGSCQGDSGGPIMQLIANDTQMRYVQVGIVQGGVRHCGDPKYPGIYTRIDNPEITEFIESVIKPANEYPDLLKELFEGTETGNILDHRVSHNDPEDPNHQASLTIVRAAQTGNLALTRSLVQAGATVNYQDFGVESPLTAACRFGHFEVAKFLLDAGANVNHKAASKMTCLDSAIGLNATEMVEFLIKKGQVLTHPGETLIQAASSGNLEILKQIAGTGHFGRLPIEDQIIIDGPTNSKGENALRISIDQDRVDLFKFLVEAGANLYQTFPDYPMSLAPLFVAAADGRYEIVKYLVESGLDPNFHAEGTHATPFLHACLGKGRLDMIKYLIEHGANVNEVSQNGYSCLSAALRKKDAKVFEFLKKWVTVGRRATDFVITINQNFTILLVIILILKSLLLVSYCKILKGSSSKPRNGGLLNFCLNSLST, translated from the exons ATGTCTGCCTCAAAAATCATGTCTGTGTCGGCAGTGTCTTGGTTGGCCattttcatcctcatcctcctgAGCTTCCCAACCCTGGAGGGATCTGAATTAA ATCTAAATTGTGGCATCAACTTGCGGGCTCGCAATTTTTTCGGGCCGCGGGTTGCCAATAACTCCGATTTTGGTGCTGACGATGATGGGATCACGGGTTTTCCCGGATCTTGGCCATGGATGATCTCGGCTGGCCGAGGACTGAATGAATCGTGGATACACAAATGTGCAGGCACTTTGATCCATGCCAAATATGTGCTCACAGCCGCCCATTGTGCTGTTGTCAGCGAGAA TTGGTCGCTGAGATTTGGAGATCGGAATCTGAAATCTTCCTTGGACGATTATAATGTGATAACCCGGCAGATCAAGAAAACGCACATCCATACGAAGTATGTGGGTGATTTGAGCGCTTATTATGATGTTGCCATCTGGGAATTGGACCAAGAAATTCGATTAAACACTTTTCAATCGCCAATTTGTTTGCCTGGTGCTTCATCCTATGAACCTAACCAATACGACGGTCAGAAAGTCACTCTCCTTG GATGGGGATTACTCACTCCGTTCGGATCCAGGAGGAATGATGTACTGAGGAAAGCTCCTCTCaagattttttccaatga ATATTGCAATGCGACGCACAAACACGTCCAAGGAAGGTTTCTCCAAAACCGAGTCCAGATTTCACTTCCGAGGTTGTTCCCAGATCATCTGATGTGTGCCG GCCATGAAGAGGGCCAGTTCGGCTCATGTCAGGGAGATTCCGGTGGACCGATCATGCAGCTCATCGCGAATGACACCCAGATGCGTTACGTCCAAGTTGGAATAGTGCAAGGAGGTGTAAGACATTGTGGAGACCCAAAGTATCCCGGTATCTACACCCGAATAGACAATCCCGAGATCACAGAATTCATTGAAAGTGTCATCAAGCCAG CCAACGAATATCCTGACCTTCTCAAGGAGTTATTTGAAGGAACTGAAACCGGGAACATCCTCGACCACAGGGTTTCGCACAATGACCCTGAAGATCCCAATCATCAAGCCTCTCTCACGATCG TGCGTGCGGCTCAAACAGGCAATTTAGCCCTTACCAGATCATTGGTGCAAGCTGGAGCCACTGTGAATTACCAAGACTTTGGTGTCGAATCGCCATTGACCGCAGCTTGCcgttttggacattttgaagTGGCCAAGTTCCTCTTGGATGCTGGTGCAAATGTCAACCACAAAGCTGCCTccaaaatgacctgccttgaCAGTGCCATTGGCCTTAATGCCACCGAGATGgttgaatttttgatcaagaaagGACAAGTACTGACTCATCCCGGAGAGACGCTCATTCAGGCTGCATCCTCTGGGAATCTGGAAATTCTCAAACAAATTGCGGGAACAGGGCATTTTGGTCGTTTGCCCATTGAAGATCAAATTATCATTGACGGTCCCACCAACTCCAAAGGCGAAAACGCTCTTCGGATCAGCATTGACCAAGATCGAGTGGATTTGTTCAAGTTTCTGGTTGAAGCTGGGGCTAATTTGTATCAAACATTCCCAGACTATCCCATGTCCTTGGCGCCATTATTTGTAGCCGCGGCAGATGGGCGCTACGAAATTGTCAAATACCTGGTGGAATCCGGCTTAGACCCCAATTTCCATGCTGAGGGCACTCATGCCACGCCCTTCCTTCATGCTTGTCTGGGAAAAGGCAGATTGGATATGATCAAGTATCTCATTGAACATGGCGCAAATGTGAACGAGGTCTCACAAAACGGGTATTCATGTCTCTCTGCGGCATTACGGAAAAAAGACGCGAAAGTGTTCGAGTTTCTGAAAAAATGGGTAACGGTGGGGAGACGAGCAACAGACTTTGTCATTAccataaatcaaaattttaCCATCCTTCTTGTTATAATCTTAATTTTAAAATCCCTGCTTCTCGTCAGTTACTGTAAAATATTGAAGGGCTCGTCATCTAAGCCAAGAAATGGCGGCCTTTTAAACTTTTGCCTAAACTCATTGAGTACCTAA
- the LOC131886373 gene encoding pre-mRNA-processing factor 17-like, whose protein sequence is MDTLANYGSGSSGEDSEDDQMPQVKPKKISAEESLHLQPTTSSFAKKMEVAITNAAPLVQPNEAMDPRRHLDPNTKEVKYNPRYEDLYAPVVGPANPHQSEQEKAPKNMLTGFTEEAHLSDFQFELQRKTFHSYGYAQDPSVNVEGEGIKVIGKIENVEEVDSLKTVFEDTEVRPKDKRKRLKNADPSDIEGYLGPWGAFEDQEKTSAPSTEDKEFLEEYMAKMKKRAKKQTDDKPIEEKTTLHIKDPYDYQGRSFLHIPQDVGVNLKSDVPPEKCFIPKRQIHTWTGHTKGVSCMQWFPRSGHLLLSGGMDSKVKLWEVYNNRRCVRTYVGHKMAVKAIDFNNAGNKFLSTSYDRHIKLWDAETGDCIGRFSNNKVGHCIKFNPDEDKQDLFVVGTADKKIVCWDIRSNEIVQEYDRHLGAVNTITFVDENRRFVTTSDDKSMRVWEWDIPVDMKYIADPSMHSMPAVAKAPNEKWLACQSLDNKICIFTCGEKFRPYKKKEFKGHMVAGYACQMSFSPEMSYLASGDGDGKVCIWDWKTTRMVAKWKAHDRTCISVLWHPHETSKLASAGWDGSIKYWD, encoded by the exons ATGGACACATTGGCTAATTATGGCTCGGGATCCTCGGGCGAGGACTCAGAGGACGACCAAATGCCCCAGGTCAAGCCCAAAAAGATCAGCGCAGAGGAGAGCCTTCATTTGCAACCCACCACATCCAGTTTTGCCAAGAAAATGGAG GTGGCGATAACGAACGCGGCGCCATTAGTCCAACCCAATGAAGCCATGGATCCTCGTCGTCATTTGGATCCCAACACGAAGGAAGTCAAATATAATCCTCGTTACGAGGATCTGTATGCGCCCGTGGTGGGACCTGCTAACCCGCATCAATCCGAACAAGAAAAGGCGCCCAAGAATATGCTCACCGGGTTCACAGAAGAGGCCCATTTGTCGGATTTCCAGTTTGAATTGCAACGGAAAACCTTTCATAGCTACGGATACGCTCAAGATCCATCCGTCAACGTAGAAGGGGAAGGGATCAAGGTGATTGGTAAGATTGAAAACGTGGAAGAGGTCGACTCGCTCAAGACGGTTTTTGAAGATACCGAGGTCCGTCCGAAAGACAAACGAAAACGTCTCAAGAATGCCGACCCCAGTGATATCGAAGGGTACTTGGGTCCCTGGGGTGCATTTGAGGATCAAGAGAAGACCAGTGCTCCTTCGACCGAGGACAAGGAGTTCCTGGAGGAGTACAtggccaaaatgaagaagcgCGCTAAGAAGCAAACTGACGACAAACCCATCGAAGAAAAGACCACCCTGCACATCAAAGATCCGTACGATTACCAAGGTCGGTCGTTTCTGCATATTCCCCAGGATGTGGGCGTAAACTTGAAGTCTGACGTACCCCCCGAAAAGTGCTTCATTCCCAAGAGACAGATCCACACGTGGACCGGCCACACCAAGGGCGTGTCCTGCATGCAATGGTTCCCCAGATCTGGCCATCTCCTACTATCCGGAGGCATGGACTCGAAAGTGAAGTTGTGGGAAGTGTACAACAATCGCAGATGTGTGCGCACCTACGTTGGCCATAAGATGGCGGTGAAGGCCATTGATTTCAACAATGCCGGTAACAAGTTCCTCTCCACCAGTTACGATCGGCACATCAAGCTTTGGGATGCAGAGACCGGAGATTGTATTGGACGATTCTCGAACAACAAAGTGGGTCATTGCATCAAGTTCAATCCGGACGAGGACAAGCAGGATCTGTTTGTGGTGGGCACGGCGGACAAGAAGATCGTGTGTTGGGATATCCGATCCAACGAGATCGTTCAAGAGTACGATCGACATCTCGGAGCCGTGAATACGATCACGTTCGTGGATGAGAATCGACGATTTGTGACCACGAGTGATGACAAGTCCATGCGCGTTTGGGAATGGGATATTCCCGTGGACATGAAATACATTGCGGACCCGTCCATGCACTCCATGCCTGCCGTGGCCAAAGCTCCGAACGAGAAGTGGCTGGCTTGTCAGTCGTTGGACAACAAAATCTGTATCTTTACTTGTGGCGAGAAATTCCGTCCGTACAAGAAGAAAGAGTTCAAAGGTCACATGGTGGCTGGATATGCGTGTCAAATGTCGTTCTCTCCAGAAATGAG tTACTTGGCCAGTGGTGACGGAGATGGAAAGGTTTGCATATGGGATTGGAAAACCACGCGAATGGTGGCCAAATGGAAGGCCCACGACCGTACCTGCATTTCTGTTCTTTGGCATCCGCACGAAACGAGCAAACTGGCCTCAGCCGGTTGGGACGGAAGCATCAAGTATTGGGATTAG
- the LOC131886342 gene encoding beta-galactosidase-like, which produces MRWKELLFVSSCLITQISCHQTGQPNRNNRSFTIDYGMNTFVKDGVPFRYISGSIHYFRVHPNHWEDRLKKIRSAGLNAIQVYVEWNSHEPEPGKFQFEGNQDLERFLELAHKWGLLVILRPGPFIDAERDFGGLPFWLLQKNKQVKLRTADPSFMKPVRSWFKVLFQKLKRLLHQNGGPIIMVQVENEYGSYGQQTGKCDTEYISQLRDITREHLGQEVLLFATDGGGSIDSIRCSKVPGVYSTVDFGPTEDFKDRFHHQRLFEPHGPLVNSEFYTGWLDHWGHPHSQTPSKKVNSVLDAMLKFGANVNLYMIHGGTSFGFGAGSNFPPFQVTPTSYDYDAPISEAGDLTPKYEDLKRVVAKYEAIPDAIQVKNSSKRAYGSIYLKPLGTIFDHVKNLTTFSMGISTNPLTFEELGQAFGFVLYEHRLDHVTTNPVQLEIKGLHDRGYVYVNQELQGILSRSESIFTMPLIIAKGQKLQILVENQGRICFGKNLNDFKGITSAVKLGNNILTNWHMRSIPVSHVSHFDTTPPSLKTKFKSMSFWKGHIKISCPRSSPEDTFLSFQHWSKGLVFVNGFNLGRYWPRLGPQETLYLPGPLLKCGINDVLVLEQEKTPCRFHKGSWLNCNIKSTDSPQINGQTPSV; this is translated from the coding sequence ATGAGATGGAAGGAACTTCTGTTTGTTTCCAGTTGTCTTATCACGCAAATCTCTTGCCACCAAACAGGACAACCTAATCGCAATAATCGCTCCTTCACAATCGACTATGGCATGAACACTTTTGTCAAGGACGGTGTTCCATTTCGGTACATCTCGGGATCCATTCACTACTTCCGTGTCCATCCAAACCATTGGGAAGATCGGTTGAAGAAAATCCGTTCAGCTGGCCTCAATGCCATTCAGGTTTATGTAGAATGGAACAGCCACGAACCAGAACCCGGGAAGTTCCAATTTGAGGGTAATCAAGATCTAGAGAGGTTCCTGGAATTGGCCCACAAATGGGGATTGTTGGTCATTCTCCGACCTGGTCCCTTTATCGATGCCGAACGAGACTTTGGAGGGCTTCCTTTCTGGCTATTGCAGAAGAATAAGCAAGTCAAGTTGAGGACCGCGGATCCATCTTTTATGAAGCCCGTTCGATCTTGGTTTAAAGTGTTGTTCCAAAAACTGAAGAGACTCTTGCACCAAAATGGTGGTCCAATTATCATGGTCCAAGTTGAGAATGAATACGGCTCGTATGGACAACAGACTGGAAAGTGCGACACTGAATACATTTCCCAGCTCCGAGATATCACTAGGGAACACCTTGGACAGGAAGTGCTTCTTTTCGCCACTGATGGAGGCGGTAGCATCGATTCGATTCGTTGTTCCAAAGTACCGGGAGTTTATTCCACAGTCGACTTTGGACCAACTGAAGATTTCAAAGATCGTTTCCACCACCAACGCTTGTTTGAGCCTCATGGTCCATTGGTGAATTCAGAGTTCTACACTGGCTGGTTGGACCATTGGGGCCATCCCCATTCCCAAACTCCATCCAAGAAAGTCAATTCCGTCTTGGACGCAATGCTGAAGTTTGGTGCCAATGTGAATTTGTACATGATCCATGGGGGAACATCATTCGGATTTGGAGCTGGTTCCAATTTCCCTCCGTTCCAAGTCACACCAACCTCATACGATTACGATGCTCCCATTTCCGAGGCTGGTGATTTAACGCCCAAATATGAAGACCTCAAGAGGGTTGTGGCCAAATATGAAGCCATTCCTGATGCCATTCAAGTAAAGAATTCATCGAAGCGAGCCTACGGGTCCATTTACTTGAAACCCCTTGGAACCATTTTCGACCACGTCAAGAACCTTACCACCTTCTCTATGGGAATAAGTACAAACCCATTGACCTTTGAAGAATTGGGCCAAGCTTTTGGATTTGTCTTGTACGAACATCGTCTGGACCATGTGACCACAAATCCAGTTCAGCTAGAAATCAAAGGACTTCACGACCGTGGCTATGTCTACGTGAATCAAGAACTCCAAGGTATCTTATCTCGATCTGAGTCAATTTTCACAATGCCATTAATCATTGCTAAAGGCCAAAAGCTGCAAATATTGGTAGAGAATCAAGGCCGTATCTGTTTCGGCAAAAATCtcaatgatttcaaaggaatCACGTCCGCAGTCAAACTTGGGAATAATATTCTAACCAACTGGCACATGCGATCGATCCCAGTGTCTCATGTGTCACATTTTGATACCACTCCTCCCTCGCTGAAGACCAAATTTAAGAGCATGAGCTTCTGGAAAGGACATATTAAGATATCTTGTCCCCGATCATCTCCAGAAGATACCTTTTTGAGTTTTCAGCATTGGAGCAAAGGCCTTGTCTTTGTTAATGGCTTCAATTTGGGTCGGTATTGGCCCCGTTTAGGCCCACAAGAGACTCTATATCTACCGGGACCCTTATTAAAATGTGGCATTAATGACGTTTTGGTGctggaacaagaaaagacTCCGTGTCGTTTCCACAAAGGATCTTGGTTAAACTGTAATATCAAATCCACCGACTCTCCACAAATTAATGGCCAAACTCCAAGCGTATAA
- the LOC131886344 gene encoding major facilitator superfamily domain-containing protein 6-like: MEVIKPRGQLWPLKLHYFFHGLGGAPILPFLSVIAKQLGMPGSGIGMTMSIIQVTSLFLRPVIGGLMDSFPRHKISIFRLLMLGHLLGFFLIQFVPPIETEEMTLEPECVDMNQLGLTVDGEVDPCTINKLHTFYDKTIQCQLSCRSRESPTSSFANFQGTFNGKTSTFPAGKSLRIQFETASCSPDLGKCFANCSDPQLRKVLNKQHDGHKAKTKLNYWILTFLWVFGGITAGGVMTFQDAICHQVLTAHNSKEHYGHQRLFASLGWGMAAFIVGYWVDQDSAQSLLFDYSVAFKVMSIAWLMDILVVGYLEIPNSNVHRPHSPWQALTGSFMNIETLIFLFYCIIVGICFSALPFHFILLEELGSKGSCASIQALKLLQGLCLSLNCTGEIPVFFYSGSLVRRFGAKNIMNSVLLLFCLRFFYYSQMIGPWDTIYIEFFNGWCVALFFPAMTTFATKVAPDGAALTMTALAFAAYEGVGGAIGGTVAGTLYEMHGAPKTFEYFSYFALVGFLVHLILQQVLISRRTPHGYAKSFNSQSQYMIMD, translated from the exons ATGGAGGTCATCAAGCCACGAGGTCAATTATGGCCCCTGAAGTTGCACTACTTCTTCCATGGACTCG GTGGTGCACCCATTCTGCCTTTCTTGTCCGTGATCGCCAAACAACTTGGAATGCCCGGGAGTGGGATTGGCATGACCATGTCCATTATTCAAGTCACTTCACTTTTCCTACGACCCGTCATAGGAGGTCTTATGGATAG CTTTCCACGGCACAAAATCTCAATCTTTCGCCTCTTAATGCTTGGACATTTGTTGGGATTCTTTCTCATTCAATTCGTTCCCCCGATCGAGACCGAGGAAATGACTTTAGAGCCGGAATGTGTCGATATGAACCAACTGGGACTGACGGTGGACGGCGAGGTTGATCCTTGTACGATTAACAAGCTACACACCTTTTACGATAAAACTATTCAATGCCAGCTCTCTTGCCGATCCAGAGAGTCTCCTACGAGTTCATTCGCCAATTTCCAGGGcactttcaatggaaaaacGTCCACTTTTCCGGCGGGAAAGAGCCTCAGAATTCAATTCGAGACGGCCTCCTGCTCTCCTGATTTGGGCAAATGCTTTGCTAATTGCTCGGATCCACAACTTCGAAAGGTCTTGAACAAACAACACGACGGTCACAAGGCCAAAACGAAGCTCAATTACTGGATTTTGACCTTTCTGTGGGTGTTTGGCGGGATTACGGCCGGGGGTGTGATGACTTTTCAAGATGCCATTTGTCACCAAGTCTTGACTGCTCATAATTCCAAAGAGCATTATGGTCACCAAAGGCTTTTTGCTTCACTTGGTTGGGGAATGGCGGCCTTTATTGTGGGTTATTGGGTGGATCAAGATAGCGCTCAAAGTCTCTTGTTCGATTACAGTGTGGCTTTCAAGGTCATGTCTATTGCATGGCTGATGGACATTCTTGTGGTGGGATATCTTGAG ATTCCCAATTCTAACGTCCATCGTCCTCACAGTCCTTGGCAAGCTTTGACGGGATCATTTATGAACATTGAAACCTTGATCTTCCTATTTTATTGCATTATTGTCGGGATTTGCTTCAGCGCTTTaccttttcatttcat ATTACTTGAAGAGTTGGGCAGCAAAGGTTCGTGTGCAAGTATTCAAGCGTTGAAGCTCCTCCAAGGTCTTTGCCTCAGTTTAAACTGTACCGGGGAGATCCCAGTCTTTTTCTATTCAG gATCTCTTGTGCGTCGATTTGGAgccaaaaatatcatgaatAGTGTGTTACTCCTATTCTGCTTGCGGTTCTTCTACTACAGCCAAATGATTGGCCCTTGGGACACAATCTACATTGAGTTTTTTAATGGTTGGTGCGTTGCCCTATTCTTTCCGGCAATGACCACTTTTGCCACCAAAGTGGCACCAGATGGGGCCGCCTTGACAATGACGGCCTTGGCCTTTGCTGCTTATGAAGGCGTGG GTGGAGCCATTGGTGGAACAGTGGCAGGAACTCTGTATGAAATGCATGGAGCGCCCAAGACATTCGAGTACTTCAGTTACTTTGCTCTGGTTGGGTTCTTGGTGCATCTAATACTCCAGCAAGTGCTCATTTCACGGCGTACTCCGCATGGATACGCAAAATCGTTCAATTCTCAATCGCAGTATATGATAATGGACTAA